One Trachemys scripta elegans isolate TJP31775 chromosome 4, CAS_Tse_1.0, whole genome shotgun sequence genomic region harbors:
- the LOC117877084 gene encoding CD59 glycoprotein-like, protein MNKMNGILFTVFIVLIAYCSSGYALKCYICADSPSLCLTNATCPHGDDSCLQIRFADVKTYACWKHSRCNMNEIADDFGADNFDFHCCQKDFCNKSPATVVSKTTFSIATVMTMIWMLCF, encoded by the exons ATGAACAAAATGAATGGTATCCTGTTCACTGTCTTCATTGTTCTGATTGCTTATTGCAGTTCTG gaTATGCCCTGAAGTGTTACATCTGTGCAGATAGTCCTTCATTGTGTTTAACCAATGCTACTTGCCCCCATGGAGATGATAGTTGCTTACAGATCAGGTTTG ctgatgtGAAAACCTATGCCTGCTGGAAACACTCCCGATGCAACATGAATGAGATTGCTGATGATTTTGGTGCTGACAACTTTGATTTCCACTGCTGTCAAAAGGACTTTTGCAACAAGAGTCCAGCCACAGTGGTTAGTAAAACAACCTTCAGCATTGCGACTGTGATGACCATGATCTGGATGCTCTGCTTTTAA